One genomic region from Pecten maximus chromosome 5, xPecMax1.1, whole genome shotgun sequence encodes:
- the LOC117328281 gene encoding serum paraoxonase/arylesterase 1-like, producing MLRTFVLTAVVALLVQQAVRYWFFMDYHKTRTILHHRPGPCRHLEGADGGSEDLTVLDNGMAFISSGFCSWVRGRILLYDFNNSSQKVKELPMVSSSLDQSDLSFHGLSVWQDSATEEITLMVINHATLEDRIEVFRFLKENQTLLHLESITSPKLTNMNDLVMTSNRSFYITKYTTLRDYLRLELLLMLKYGEIFYYDGSDFRSLAGGLHMPNGINLSPDRRFLYVSEFGGKQLKSYRIVGTELEHVEDLFLDTLVDNIEIESETGDLWVGCHPIHYHLMEYADIGSKSPAPSQILRVKTSDGKFTEAVEVYYDSGYELKASTVASVYKGKMIAGTVVSQLIVCDLVYTD from the exons ATGCTGCGGACTTTCGTTTTGACAGCGGTGGTGGCGTTACTAGTACAACAAGCCGTGCGTTACTG GTTTTTCATGGACTACCACAAAACGAGGACAATACTCCATCACCGCCCCGGCCCCTGTCGACATCTAGAAGGCGCAG ATGGCGGGTCAGAAGACCTCACAGTCTTAGACAATGGCATGGCATTCATCTCCTCG GGATTTTGTTCCTGGGTTCGAGGACGAATTCTTCTTTATGATTTTAACAACTCGTCACAAAAAGTCAAGGAGTTGCCCATGGTCAGTTCCTCTCTGGACCAATCTGATTTATCTTTCCATGGATTGTCTGTATGGCAGGACAGTGCAACAG AGGAGATAACTCTTATGGTAATAAACCATGCTACCCTTGAAGATCGCATCGAAGTGTTCAGGTTCCTGAAGGAGAATCAGACACTTCTTCACCTGGAATCAATCACGAGTCCGAAACTAACGAA TATGAACGATTTGGTGATGACCAGCAACAGGAGTTTCTATATCACCAAGTACACGACACTGCGGGATTACCTACGATTGGAGCTGCTTCTGATGCTGAAATATGGCGAGATTTTCTACTATGACGGAAGCGACTTCCGGAGTCTGGCAGGAGGACTGCACATGCCCAATGGCATCAATTTGTCACCTGACCGCAG GTTCCTGTATGTGTCTGAGTTCGGAGGGAAACAGCTAAAGTCCTATCGTATTGTAGGCACAGAACTGGAGCACGTTGAG GACCTGTTCTTAGATACACTTGTCGACAATATAGAAATAGAGTCCGAGACTGGAGACCTTTGGGTAGGCTGCCATCCCATCCACTATCATCTGATGGAGTATGCCGATATCGGGTCTAAAAGTCCTGCACCTTCACAG ATACTGAGGGTGAAGACTTCAGACGGGAAGTTTACGGAGGCTGTAGAGGTTTACTATGATTCCGGATACGAACTGAAGGCGTCTACCGTGGCTTCTGTGTACAAGGGGAAAATGATAGCTGGTACTGTGGTGTCACAGCTGATAGTGTGTGACCTCGTGTACACGGACTGA